The following proteins are encoded in a genomic region of Arachis ipaensis cultivar K30076 chromosome B02, Araip1.1, whole genome shotgun sequence:
- the LOC107626259 gene encoding branched-chain-amino-acid aminotransferase 6: MAPPSVLENCLEDSNSETYPDINWEDIGFSLVPTDYMYVMKCAKGEKFSHGNLIRYGTFEVSPAAGILNYGQGIFEGLKAYRTEEGSILLFRPEENALRMKAGADRLCMTSPSVEQFINAVKDTVLANKRWVPPAGRGTLYLRPLLMGTGAALGVGPSTEYTFLIYCSPVSNYHKGPLNFKVEEKLYRAISGLSGTGGIKSVTNYAPVYPATTEAKAEGFSDVLFLDAATGKHIEEGSACNMFVVKGNAICTPTTDGAILPGITRKSVIAIAIDLGYQVMERGVTVEEMLVADELFCTGTAVVVNNIASVTYKNTKIEYKTGAETVAQKLRKTLLGIQTGTIEDRKGWTVRVL; the protein is encoded by the exons ATGGCTCCCCCTTCAGTTTTGGAGAACTGCTTAGAGGATTCAAACAG TGAAACTTACCCTGACATCAATTGGGAGGACATTGGATTCAGTCTAGTTCCCACAGATTACATGTATGTAATGAAATGTGCAAAGGGTGAAAAGTTTTCACATGGAAACCTCATTCGTTATGGAACCTTTGAGGTCAGCCCTGCTGCTGGCATCTTAAATTATGGACAG GGGATCTTTGAGGGGCTAAAGGCATATAGAACCGAAGAAGGGTCTATACTTCTGTTTAGGCCAGAGGAGAATGCCCTGCGCATGAAGGCTGGTGCTGACAGATTGTGTATGACTTCCCCATCCGTTGAGCAGTTTATTAATGCTGTCAAGGACACAGTCCTTGCCAACAAACGCTGG GTGCCTCCAGCAGGGAGAGGAACACTGTACCTTAGGCCATTGCTGATGGGAACAGGTGCTGCCTTAGGCGTGGGACCTTCAACTGAGTACACTTTCCTTATTTACTGTTCTCCTGTTAGCAACTATCACAAG GGTCCTCTAAACTTCAAAGTGGAGGAGAAACTCTATCGAGCAATATCTGGCCTCTCTGGAACTGGAGGGATTAAGAGTGTCACAAACTATGCCCCG GTTTATCCAGCAACCACTGAAGCAAAGGCAGAAGGGTTCTCCGATGTCTTATTCTTGGATGCAGCAACTGGAAAACATATAGAGGAAGGTTCTGCGTGCAATATGTTTGTAGTTAAG GGAAATGCTATCTGCACTCCCACAACAGATGGAGCCATTCTGCCTGGGATTACTAGAAAATCTGTCATTGCCATTGCCATTGATTTGGGTTACCAG GTAATGGAACGCGGCGTAACAGTGGAGGAAATGCTGGTTGCTGATGAATTGTTCTGCACTGGAACTGCAGTGGTTGTGAACAATATTGCATCTGTGACATATAAGAATACAAA AATTGAATACAAGACAGGAGCAGAGACAGTGGCTCAGAAGCTGCGCAAAACTCTGCTTGGGATTCAAACTGGAACCATTGAGGACAGAAAAGGCTGGACAGTCCGTGTACTTTAG